A portion of the Punica granatum isolate Tunisia-2019 chromosome 7, ASM765513v2, whole genome shotgun sequence genome contains these proteins:
- the LOC116212797 gene encoding thymidylate kinase-like isoform X1 has protein sequence MAPELVLNLDLGQGEFHVLSLMCFSFGNFSCKLDMTIACNFAVSKASILGAVKVKKPFRLTSNYFSRKYFVRKITMSNCQRNDLNGVSTEARGALIVLEGLDRSGKTSQSSRLLSYLEGLGHSAELWRFPDRTTSVGKMISSYLSNESQLDDHTIHLLFSANRWEKKSLMEEKLKSGTSLIVDRYSYSGVAFSSAKGLDIDWCKAPEIGLLAPDLVIYLNILPEKAAERGGYGGERYEKLEFQKKVAAYYQILRDASWKVMGKDIYIVHTDRQEGNISLLFSGVLFSFSLLPSLLYAMQIIQ, from the exons ATGGCTCCTGAACTTGTGCTGAATCTTGATCTGGGGCAAGGGGAATTTCATGTGTTGTCGTTGATGTGCTTCTCGTTTGGAAATTTTAGCTGCAAGCT GGACATGACCATTGCCTGCAATTTCGCAGTTTCTAAGGCTTC GATTTTGGGTGCTGTAAAAGTGAAGAAACCATTCAGGCTTACTTCCAACTACTTCTCTCGCAAGTATTTTGTTAGGAAGATTACAATGAGCAATTGTCAGAGGAATGACCTAAATGGTGTTAGTACGGAGGCTAGAGGTGCACTAATTGTTTTAGAAGGATTGGACCGTAGTGGGAAAACTTCGCAATCGAGTAGACTGCTTTCGTACCTGGAGGGATTGGGGCATTCAGCTGAACTATGGAGATTTCCTGACAGAACTACAAGCGTCGGGAAAATGATTTCTTCATATCTTTCGAATGAATCCCAGTTGGACGATCACACTATACATCTCCTCTTCAGTGCAAACCGGTGGGAGAAGAA GTCATTAATGGAAGAAAAGTTGAAGTCTGGGACCTCCCTTATAGTTGACCGATATTCATACTCGGGGGTTGCTTTTTCATCTGCGAAAGGACTCGACATTGATTGGTGCAAG GCACCAGAGATCGGGTTGTTGGCACCAGATCTTGTCATCTATCTCAATATCCTGCCCGAG aaaGCTGCTGAAAGAGGAGGATATGGAGGTGAGAGATATGAGAAGCTCGAATTCCAGAAGAAGGTTGCTGCATATTATCAAATTCTCCGTGATGCTTCCTGGAAG GTTATGGGTAAAGATATTTACATTGTTCACACCGATAGACAAGAAGGGAATATTTCTCTACTTTTCTCTGGTGTTCTTTTCTCATTCTCTTTGCTACCTTCTCTTCTGTATGCAATGCAAATCATTCAGTGA
- the LOC116212797 gene encoding thymidylate kinase-like isoform X4: protein MAPELVLNLDLGQGEFHVLSLMCFSFGNFSCKLDMTIACNFAVSKASILGAVKVKKPFRLTSNYFSRKYFVRKITMSNCQRNDLNGVSTEARGALIVLEGLDRSGKTSQSSRLLSYLEGLGHSAELWRFPDRTTSVGKMISSYLSNESQLDDHTIHLLFSANRWEKKSLMEEKLKSGTSLIVDRYSYSGVAFSSAKGLDIDWCKRSGCWHQILSSISISCPRKLLKEEDMEVRDMRSSNSRRRLLHIIKFSVMLPGR from the exons ATGGCTCCTGAACTTGTGCTGAATCTTGATCTGGGGCAAGGGGAATTTCATGTGTTGTCGTTGATGTGCTTCTCGTTTGGAAATTTTAGCTGCAAGCT GGACATGACCATTGCCTGCAATTTCGCAGTTTCTAAGGCTTC GATTTTGGGTGCTGTAAAAGTGAAGAAACCATTCAGGCTTACTTCCAACTACTTCTCTCGCAAGTATTTTGTTAGGAAGATTACAATGAGCAATTGTCAGAGGAATGACCTAAATGGTGTTAGTACGGAGGCTAGAGGTGCACTAATTGTTTTAGAAGGATTGGACCGTAGTGGGAAAACTTCGCAATCGAGTAGACTGCTTTCGTACCTGGAGGGATTGGGGCATTCAGCTGAACTATGGAGATTTCCTGACAGAACTACAAGCGTCGGGAAAATGATTTCTTCATATCTTTCGAATGAATCCCAGTTGGACGATCACACTATACATCTCCTCTTCAGTGCAAACCGGTGGGAGAAGAA GTCATTAATGGAAGAAAAGTTGAAGTCTGGGACCTCCCTTATAGTTGACCGATATTCATACTCGGGGGTTGCTTTTTCATCTGCGAAAGGACTCGACATTGATTGGTGCAAG AGATCGGGTTGTTGGCACCAGATCTTGTCATCTATCTCAATATCCTGCCCGAG aaaGCTGCTGAAAGAGGAGGATATGGAGGTGAGAGATATGAGAAGCTCGAATTCCAGAAGAAGGTTGCTGCATATTATCAAATTCTCCGTGATGCTTCCTGGAAG GTAG
- the LOC116213084 gene encoding uncharacterized protein LOC116213084 gives MMEIQHFSHEHPLVLIQIDDTLRYPETECHVCAQDLVPEACPVYGCKDCGFYLHKPCAERQLAPQIDHPLLPPHPLILNTELFRIRSYGIYHCSCCQKNCVHFFYHCSECNYDLDLECASLVPTLKLRDPSHLLFLFEKVDICRYATCSVCGDDFGGADSKINSPIFVCAVPECVHALHLHCAPITLPQTVRHEYHNFHDLVYTKSVTEGGHWDGYYCDACEEKRNPKFPVYYCKECNFACHVFCGISKELPSLIEAYESDCLQRGDCLEALLRYYKDKLPRLRSEKEELENKLEEIAQKVGALEAQRVIHQLSKLLTG, from the exons ATGATGGAGATTCAACATTTCTCTCACGAGCACCCTTTAGTATTAATTCAGATTGATGATACCCTTCGATACCCTGAAACTGAATGCCATGTGTGCGCCCAGGATCTCGTTCCTGAAGCATGTCCAGTGTATGGATGTAAGGATTGCGGGTTCTACCTCCACAAGCCCTGTGCTGAACGGCAGTTGGCTCCCCAGATTGATCACCCTCTACTCCCGCCACATCCGCTCATTCTCAATACCGAGTTATTCAGGATTCGCAGCTACGGGATATACCACTGTTCTTGCTGTCAAAAGAACTGCGTACACTTCTTTTACCATTGCAGCGAGTGCAACTACGACCTGGATCTAGAATGCGCATCGCTTGTTCCAACCTTGAAGCTTCGGGATCCCAGCCACCTCCTTTTCCTCTTTGAGAAGGTAGACATCTGCAGATATGCCACGTGCAGTGTCTGCGGTGATGACTTCGGCGGCGCTGACTCCAAGATCAATTCACCCATTTTTGTTTGCGCGGTTCCTGAGTGTGTTCATGCTCTTCATTTGCACTGCGCACCGATCACTCTACCGCAGACAGTCAGGCACGAGTACCACAATTTCCACGACCTTGTCTATACAAAATCAGTGACTGAAGGAGGGCATTGGGATGGTTACTACTGTGATGCCTGTGAGGAGAAACGGAATCCCAAATTTCCGGTCTATTACTGCAAGGAATGCAATTTTGCTTGCCATGTCTTCTGTGGCATTTCCAAG GAGTTACCTTCTCTAATCGAAGCATATGAGAGTGACTGTTTACAGAGAGGGGACTGCTTAGAGGCATTGCTTCGCTATTACAAAGACAAGTTGCCGAGATTGCGCTCAGAGAAAGAGGAACTAGAAAACAAATTGGAGGAGATAGCGCAGAAAGTCGGGGCACTTGAAGCTCAGCGAGTTATCCACCAACTATCTAAGTTGTTGACTGGGTAA
- the LOC116212797 gene encoding uncharacterized protein LOC116212797 isoform X2 — MAPELVLNLDLGQGEFHVLSLMCFSFGNFSCKLDMTIACNFAVSKASILGAVKVKKPFRLTSNYFSRKYFVRKITMSNCQRNDLNGVSTEARGALIVLEGLDRSGKTSQSSRLLSYLEGLGHSAELWRFPDRTTSVGKMISSYLSNESQLDDHTIHLLFSANRWEKKSLMEEKLKSGTSLIVDRYSYSGVAFSSAKGLDIDWCKRSGCWHQILSSISISCPRKLLKEEDMEVRDMRSSNSRRRLLHIIKFSVMLPGRLWVKIFTLFTPIDKKGIFLYFSLVFFSHSLCYLLFCMQCKSFSE; from the exons ATGGCTCCTGAACTTGTGCTGAATCTTGATCTGGGGCAAGGGGAATTTCATGTGTTGTCGTTGATGTGCTTCTCGTTTGGAAATTTTAGCTGCAAGCT GGACATGACCATTGCCTGCAATTTCGCAGTTTCTAAGGCTTC GATTTTGGGTGCTGTAAAAGTGAAGAAACCATTCAGGCTTACTTCCAACTACTTCTCTCGCAAGTATTTTGTTAGGAAGATTACAATGAGCAATTGTCAGAGGAATGACCTAAATGGTGTTAGTACGGAGGCTAGAGGTGCACTAATTGTTTTAGAAGGATTGGACCGTAGTGGGAAAACTTCGCAATCGAGTAGACTGCTTTCGTACCTGGAGGGATTGGGGCATTCAGCTGAACTATGGAGATTTCCTGACAGAACTACAAGCGTCGGGAAAATGATTTCTTCATATCTTTCGAATGAATCCCAGTTGGACGATCACACTATACATCTCCTCTTCAGTGCAAACCGGTGGGAGAAGAA GTCATTAATGGAAGAAAAGTTGAAGTCTGGGACCTCCCTTATAGTTGACCGATATTCATACTCGGGGGTTGCTTTTTCATCTGCGAAAGGACTCGACATTGATTGGTGCAAG AGATCGGGTTGTTGGCACCAGATCTTGTCATCTATCTCAATATCCTGCCCGAG aaaGCTGCTGAAAGAGGAGGATATGGAGGTGAGAGATATGAGAAGCTCGAATTCCAGAAGAAGGTTGCTGCATATTATCAAATTCTCCGTGATGCTTCCTGGAAG GTTATGGGTAAAGATATTTACATTGTTCACACCGATAGACAAGAAGGGAATATTTCTCTACTTTTCTCTGGTGTTCTTTTCTCATTCTCTTTGCTACCTTCTCTTCTGTATGCAATGCAAATCATTCAGTGAATGA
- the LOC116212797 gene encoding thymidylate kinase-like isoform X3 — MAPELVLNLDLGQGEFHVLSLMCFSFGNFSCKLDMTIACNFAVSKASILGAVKVKKPFRLTSNYFSRKYFVRKITMSNCQRNDLNGVSTEARGALIVLEGLDRSGKTSQSSRLLSYLEGLGHSAELWRFPDRTTSVGKMISSYLSNESQLDDHTIHLLFSANRWEKKSLMEEKLKSGTSLIVDRYSYSGVAFSSAKGLDIDWCKAPEIGLLAPDLVIYLNILPEKAAERGGYGGERYEKLEFQKKVAAYYQILRDASWKVVDALLPIEEIEKQLQVAVLDCVKACQGGKPLSCLWSS, encoded by the exons ATGGCTCCTGAACTTGTGCTGAATCTTGATCTGGGGCAAGGGGAATTTCATGTGTTGTCGTTGATGTGCTTCTCGTTTGGAAATTTTAGCTGCAAGCT GGACATGACCATTGCCTGCAATTTCGCAGTTTCTAAGGCTTC GATTTTGGGTGCTGTAAAAGTGAAGAAACCATTCAGGCTTACTTCCAACTACTTCTCTCGCAAGTATTTTGTTAGGAAGATTACAATGAGCAATTGTCAGAGGAATGACCTAAATGGTGTTAGTACGGAGGCTAGAGGTGCACTAATTGTTTTAGAAGGATTGGACCGTAGTGGGAAAACTTCGCAATCGAGTAGACTGCTTTCGTACCTGGAGGGATTGGGGCATTCAGCTGAACTATGGAGATTTCCTGACAGAACTACAAGCGTCGGGAAAATGATTTCTTCATATCTTTCGAATGAATCCCAGTTGGACGATCACACTATACATCTCCTCTTCAGTGCAAACCGGTGGGAGAAGAA GTCATTAATGGAAGAAAAGTTGAAGTCTGGGACCTCCCTTATAGTTGACCGATATTCATACTCGGGGGTTGCTTTTTCATCTGCGAAAGGACTCGACATTGATTGGTGCAAG GCACCAGAGATCGGGTTGTTGGCACCAGATCTTGTCATCTATCTCAATATCCTGCCCGAG aaaGCTGCTGAAAGAGGAGGATATGGAGGTGAGAGATATGAGAAGCTCGAATTCCAGAAGAAGGTTGCTGCATATTATCAAATTCTCCGTGATGCTTCCTGGAAG GTAGTAGATGCGCTATTACCGATTGAAGAGATCGAGAAGCAGCTGCAGGTGGCTGTACTGGACTGTGTCAAGGCATGCCAAGGGGGAAAGCCCCTCTCATGCCTCTGGTCTTCTTAA
- the LOC116213083 gene encoding uncharacterized protein LOC116213083, with the protein MDMASAAAGVWVVPRAAGENTKEAKVRHPSHSHPLVKCTVDLDGTGCQECGQPFPPGGVAYGCKDCAYYLHLPCLPAVHTTLHPRHPLTPRYRTDEKDIYSCEICHRLADVTFHCDPCGFHLCEYCMSFAPTCRFEHDGHTFVSFEKGDYEHPVLLRCLPQYACPICGKSGDTKYFRCLSPGCFNYCHFHCIPFDVPKTIKHEYHYHPLTFTESYAEEGRAEHYCDACEEERDPMAPVYRCEECDFTAHTACAISKVLPALIAERDANPSMVPVPFCTDPVLRELDLGIARLLDKAWSLRRALERTVAKLEKTERTCARYSAFMQRDL; encoded by the exons ATGGATATGGCATCGGCAGCGGCAGGCGTGTGGGTGGTGCCCCGTGCCGCTGGAGAAAACACGAAGGAAGCAAAAGTTAGGCATCCCAGCCACAGCCATCCTCTGGTCAAATGTACTGTAGATCTAGATGGAACGGGTTGCCAGGAATGCGGTCAACCTTTTCCCCCAGGAGGGGTTGCTTATGGATGTAAAGATTGCGCTTATTATCTGCACCTGCCCTGCCTCCCGGCTGTACATACTACCCTCCATCCGCGACACCCACTTACCCCTAGATATCGCACGGACGAGAAAGATATCTATAGTTGCGAGATCTGTCATCGGTTAGCTGACGTGACCTTCCACTGCGACCCTTGCGGCTTCCACCTATGCGAGTATTGCATGTCTTTTGCCCCCACCTGCAGATTTGAACACGATGGACACACTTTTGTATCCTTCGAGAAAGGAGATTATGAACACCCCGTTCTCCTTCGGTGTCTTCCTCAATATGCCTGCCCCATCTGCGGCAAAAGTGGTGATACCAAGTACTTCAGGTGCCTGTCTCCTGGCTGTTTCAACTATTGCCATTTCCACTGCATTCCATTTGACGTGCCCAAGACCATCAAGCACGAGTATCACTATCATCCTCTTACCTTCACCGAGTCTTATGCCGAAGAAGGCAGGGCCGAACATTACTGTGATGCTtgtgaagaagagagagacccAATGGCTCCAGTGTATCGCTGTGAAGAATGCGACTTTACTGCTCATACTGCTTGCGCGATATCCAAA GTTCTGCCAGCACTGATTGCAGAGAGGGACGCCAATCCATCCATGGTTCCTGTTCCTTTCTGCACAGACCCAGTCCTCAGGGAGCTAGACCTCGGTATTGCTCGACTCCTCGATAAAGCCTGGTCTCTAAGAAGGGCTTTGGAAAGAACTGTAGCAAAATTGGAGAAAACGGAGAGAACTTGTGCTAGATATTCTGCATTTATGCAGAGGGACTTATGA